A region of Nostoc sp. 'Peltigera membranacea cyanobiont' N6 DNA encodes the following proteins:
- the rplB gene encoding 50S ribosomal protein L2, with the protein MGTRSYRPYTPSTRQVTVSDFAEITKTEPEKSLTTSKHRAKGRNNTGRITSRRRGGGHKQLYRIVDFKRDKHNIPAKVAAIEYDPNRNARIALLYYQDGEKRYILHPNGLKVGTIIISGPESPFEDGNALPLSRIPLGTSVHNVEMTPGKGGQIVRAAGASAQVVAKEGDYVTLKLPSGEVRLIRRECYATIGQVGNTDARNLSAGKAGRNRWKGRRPKVRGSVMNPVDHPHGGGEGRAPIGRSGPVTPWGKPTLGAKTRNRKKLSSKFIVRRRRKSSKRGRGGRES; encoded by the coding sequence ATGGGTACTCGTTCTTACCGCCCTTATACCCCCAGCACTCGCCAAGTTACAGTTTCTGACTTTGCGGAAATCACAAAAACCGAGCCAGAAAAATCCCTAACTACCTCGAAGCATCGCGCCAAAGGTCGGAATAATACCGGGCGGATTACCAGTCGTCGCCGGGGTGGCGGACACAAACAACTTTATCGGATCGTTGATTTTAAAAGGGATAAACATAATATTCCTGCCAAAGTCGCAGCAATTGAATACGATCCAAACCGTAATGCCCGAATTGCCCTTTTGTATTACCAAGATGGCGAAAAACGGTACATTCTTCATCCCAACGGGTTGAAAGTTGGAACAATAATTATTTCTGGACCTGAGTCTCCTTTTGAAGATGGTAATGCTTTACCTCTATCAAGGATTCCCTTGGGTACTAGCGTTCACAACGTAGAAATGACTCCTGGTAAAGGTGGTCAAATCGTGCGGGCTGCTGGTGCTAGCGCTCAAGTTGTGGCAAAAGAAGGTGATTATGTAACTCTCAAGTTGCCTTCAGGAGAAGTCCGCTTAATTCGGCGCGAATGCTACGCCACCATTGGACAAGTAGGCAACACCGATGCGAGAAACCTGAGCGCAGGTAAAGCAGGACGAAATCGCTGGAAAGGTCGCCGTCCAAAGGTTAGGGGTAGCGTCATGAACCCAGTGGATCACCCACATGGTGGTGGTGAAGGTAGAGCGCCTATCGGTAGATCGGGGCCTGTTACACCTTGGGGTAAACCCACATTGGGCGCGAAGACACGCAATCGCAAAAAACTTAGCAGTAAATTCATTGTGCGTCGTCGCCGGAAGTCTTCTAAACGCGGTCGCGGTGGTCGTGAGTCTTAA
- the rpsQ gene encoding 30S ribosomal protein S17 codes for MAVKERVGLVVSDKMQKTVVVAIENRAPHPKYGKIVVNTQRYKVHDEENKCKVGDRVRIQETRPLSKTKRWKITEVLNVKPA; via the coding sequence ATGGCAGTTAAAGAACGAGTTGGCTTGGTAGTGAGCGATAAAATGCAAAAAACTGTGGTAGTTGCCATAGAAAACCGCGCTCCTCACCCCAAGTACGGCAAAATTGTGGTTAACACCCAACGATATAAAGTTCACGACGAAGAAAATAAGTGTAAAGTAGGCGATCGCGTTCGCATTCAGGAAACTAGACCCCTGAGCAAAACCAAGCGCTGGAAAATCACAGAAGTCCTGAACGTCAAGCCCGCTTAA
- the rpmC gene encoding 50S ribosomal protein L29, with translation MPLPKISEARELSDEKLSDEIVAIKRQLFQLRLQKATRQLEKPHQFRQARHRLAQLLTLETERKRAASQSAKEEK, from the coding sequence ATGCCTCTTCCCAAGATTTCAGAAGCTAGAGAATTAAGTGACGAAAAGCTCTCTGATGAAATTGTCGCCATCAAAAGACAACTATTTCAGTTGCGCTTGCAAAAAGCCACAAGACAATTAGAAAAGCCCCACCAGTTCAGACAGGCTCGACATCGCCTAGCCCAATTGCTGACATTAGAAACAGAACGCAAACGGGCAGCAAGTCAATCGGCTAAAGAAGAAAAGTAG
- the rplF gene encoding 50S ribosomal protein L6, giving the protein MSRIGKRPITIPAKVQVAIDGTNIVVKGPKGELSRTLRDNVSLSQEGEILHVNRRDETRTSKQLHGLSRTLVANMVEGVSLGFQRRLEIQGVGYRAQLQGRNLVLNMGYSHQVQIEPPEGIQFAVEGTTNVIVSGYDKEIVGNTAAKIRAVRPPEPYKGKGIRYAGEVVRRKAGKTGKGGKK; this is encoded by the coding sequence ATGTCTCGTATTGGTAAACGTCCAATTACTATTCCCGCCAAAGTTCAAGTGGCGATCGATGGTACGAATATTGTAGTGAAAGGGCCCAAAGGAGAACTTTCTCGCACTCTCAGAGATAATGTCTCACTCTCTCAAGAGGGAGAAATATTGCACGTAAATCGCCGGGATGAAACTCGGACATCGAAGCAACTGCACGGCTTGAGCCGCACTTTGGTTGCCAACATGGTCGAGGGAGTATCCCTTGGTTTTCAGCGCCGTTTGGAAATCCAAGGTGTTGGTTACAGGGCACAACTTCAAGGGCGTAACCTAGTTTTAAACATGGGTTACAGCCATCAGGTGCAAATTGAACCACCTGAAGGAATTCAGTTTGCAGTTGAAGGTACCACTAACGTAATTGTTAGCGGCTACGACAAAGAAATTGTAGGTAATACAGCCGCAAAAATTCGCGCCGTTCGTCCACCAGAACCTTACAAAGGTAAAGGTATTCGCTATGCAGGTGAAGTGGTAAGACGTAAGGCTGGTAAGACTGGTAAGGGTGGTAAGAAGTAG
- a CDS encoding 50S ribosomal protein L23 yields MPSFDPRDLADLVRRPIVTEKATILMEQNKYTFEVIPKASKPEIKAAIEDLFQVKVVKVNTTLPPRKKRRVGKFIGYKPQYKRAIVTVAPGDEEKIRQVLFPEV; encoded by the coding sequence GTGCCTAGCTTTGACCCCCGCGATCTTGCCGACTTAGTACGTCGCCCAATCGTCACCGAAAAAGCGACCATCTTGATGGAACAGAATAAGTACACCTTTGAAGTAATTCCAAAGGCATCTAAGCCAGAAATCAAGGCTGCGATCGAAGACTTATTTCAGGTCAAGGTTGTAAAAGTCAACACCACCTTACCACCACGTAAAAAGCGGCGCGTTGGTAAATTTATCGGTTATAAGCCCCAATACAAGCGAGCTATTGTTACAGTCGCACCTGGGGATGAAGAAAAGATTAGACAAGTTCTATTCCCTGAAGTCTAG
- the rplP gene encoding 50S ribosomal protein L16: MLSPRRTKFRKQQRGRMEGLATRGSTLNFGDFALQAQEPAWITSRQIEASRRAMTRYIRRGGQIWIRIFPDKPVTMRPAETRMGSGKGNPEFWVAVVKPGRILFEIGGVTEEIAREAMRLASFKLPIKTKFIVRPQPQEQE, from the coding sequence ATGTTAAGCCCTAGAAGAACTAAATTCCGCAAACAACAGCGCGGACGGATGGAGGGACTAGCCACCCGTGGTAGCACCCTCAACTTCGGTGATTTTGCACTCCAAGCACAAGAACCTGCTTGGATTACCTCCCGGCAAATCGAGGCTTCTCGTCGGGCAATGACTCGTTATATTCGTCGGGGTGGACAAATCTGGATTCGGATTTTCCCTGATAAACCTGTAACCATGCGTCCTGCTGAAACCCGGATGGGTTCCGGTAAAGGTAATCCAGAGTTTTGGGTAGCGGTAGTCAAGCCAGGACGGATTTTGTTTGAAATCGGTGGAGTGACTGAAGAAATCGCCCGGGAAGCTATGCGTTTAGCTTCATTTAAACTGCCTATAAAAACCAAGTTTATTGTGCGCCCTCAACCACAGGAGCAGGAGTAG
- a CDS encoding DUF3172 domain-containing protein, translating into MRRKPPGRSATTSKPSIFQSPMFNLFTIAIMGGVLILGIGIGIAFSSTTTLAPSNVASREFIDTKAPNPEICVQYGASAMVMDARLFVTLNPFNVYVAQPSMRPGCVIRQNNWALLENRKLVTSDQVNECKNRLNTFGFTGNLDSGQPDIRCIYQNEAAQNFFTAQPGAVGTPQETDRF; encoded by the coding sequence ATGAGACGTAAACCCCCTGGTAGATCGGCTACTACTTCTAAACCCTCTATTTTCCAATCCCCTATGTTTAACCTCTTCACCATCGCAATTATGGGAGGGGTGTTAATTTTGGGAATTGGAATTGGCATTGCTTTTAGTTCTACAACAACGTTAGCCCCATCAAATGTGGCTTCCCGCGAATTCATTGACACCAAAGCACCAAACCCGGAAATTTGTGTGCAGTATGGAGCCAGCGCGATGGTGATGGACGCTAGACTGTTTGTTACTCTCAACCCTTTTAATGTTTATGTTGCCCAACCGAGTATGCGTCCTGGATGCGTGATCCGACAAAATAACTGGGCGCTTTTAGAGAACCGCAAACTGGTGACATCGGATCAGGTAAATGAGTGCAAAAATCGCCTGAATACCTTTGGATTTACAGGTAACTTAGACAGTGGCCAACCTGATATTAGGTGTATATATCAGAATGAAGCTGCTCAAAACTTCTTTACGGCTCAACCTGGAGCAGTGGGAACGCCTCAAGAAACGGATAGATTTTAG
- the rplX gene encoding 50S ribosomal protein L24 — protein MATKQGTPKVFHKMHVKTGDTVQVIAGKDKGKIGEIVQALPQLSKVIVKGVNIKTKHVKPQQEGESGRIVTQEFPIHSSNVMLYSTKQNVASRVCYTFTSEGKKVRKLKKTGEILDK, from the coding sequence ATGGCAACCAAACAAGGTACGCCCAAAGTATTCCACAAAATGCACGTCAAAACTGGCGACACCGTACAAGTGATTGCTGGTAAAGACAAAGGAAAAATTGGTGAAATTGTCCAGGCACTTCCCCAACTGAGTAAAGTCATCGTCAAAGGTGTCAACATCAAGACCAAGCACGTCAAACCCCAGCAAGAAGGGGAATCAGGGCGAATTGTCACCCAAGAATTCCCAATTCATAGCTCCAACGTCATGCTTTATTCAACTAAGCAAAACGTTGCCAGTCGTGTTTGTTATACCTTTACTTCAGAAGGGAAAAAAGTCAGAAAACTTAAAAAAACTGGCGAAATTCTGGATAAATAG
- the rplV gene encoding 50S ribosomal protein L22, which translates to MATNTTEVKAIARFIRISAYKVRRVLDQIRGRSYREALIILEFMPYRATEPILKVLRSAAANAEHNAGLDRTKLVITQAYADQGPPLKRFQPRAQGRAYQIRKPTCHITVAVGAAPEK; encoded by the coding sequence ATGGCTACTAATACTACTGAAGTAAAAGCGATCGCTCGTTTTATCCGCATCTCGGCCTACAAAGTGCGTCGGGTACTCGATCAAATCCGGGGGCGATCTTACCGAGAAGCGTTAATCATCCTGGAATTCATGCCCTATCGCGCCACTGAACCCATATTGAAGGTTCTCAGAAGCGCTGCCGCTAATGCTGAACACAACGCTGGGTTAGACCGGACTAAATTAGTGATTACTCAGGCTTACGCCGATCAAGGGCCACCGTTGAAGCGGTTCCAACCAAGAGCGCAAGGTCGAGCTTACCAAATTCGCAAGCCAACGTGTCATATTACTGTGGCTGTTGGAGCCGCCCCAGAAAAATAA
- the rpsC gene encoding 30S ribosomal protein S3 — protein MGQKIHPVGFRLGITHEHQSRWFAVPDRYPELLQEDYKLRQYIEQKLGRQAQNNAGISEVRIERKADQIDLEVRTARPGVVVGRGGQGIESLRTGLQGLLGSNRQIRINVVEVQRVDADAYLIAEYIAQQLERRVSFRRVVRQSIQRAQRAGVQGIKIQVSGRLNGAEIARTEWTREGRVPLHTLRADIDYSYCTAKTVYGILGIKVWVFKGEIIPGQEETPPPPASRDRERDPRDRDREPRRRQQQRRRQQFEDRSNEG, from the coding sequence GTGGGACAGAAGATTCATCCAGTTGGTTTTCGCCTGGGTATTACACACGAACATCAATCCCGTTGGTTTGCTGTTCCTGACCGTTATCCAGAACTTTTACAAGAAGACTACAAACTCCGTCAATACATAGAACAAAAGCTGGGTAGACAGGCTCAAAACAACGCCGGGATTTCCGAAGTGCGGATTGAGCGCAAAGCCGACCAAATCGACTTAGAAGTACGTACAGCTAGACCTGGTGTAGTAGTAGGACGTGGTGGACAAGGTATCGAATCCTTGCGAACCGGACTGCAAGGACTGTTGGGTAGCAATCGCCAAATTCGCATTAACGTAGTTGAAGTTCAACGAGTTGATGCTGATGCCTACCTAATTGCTGAATACATTGCTCAACAATTGGAACGTCGGGTTTCGTTTCGGCGGGTAGTGCGGCAATCGATTCAACGGGCCCAACGCGCTGGTGTTCAAGGGATTAAAATCCAAGTCAGCGGCCGACTCAACGGTGCAGAAATTGCCCGGACAGAATGGACTCGTGAAGGTAGAGTACCTTTACATACCTTACGGGCTGACATTGACTACTCTTATTGCACGGCAAAAACTGTTTACGGCATTTTGGGCATCAAAGTTTGGGTATTTAAGGGAGAAATTATTCCTGGACAGGAAGAGACACCCCCACCACCAGCAAGCCGCGATCGCGAACGAGATCCCCGCGATCGCGATCGCGAACCCCGTCGCCGTCAACAACAACGTCGTCGCCAGCAATTTGAAGACCGCTCAAATGAAGGGTAA
- a CDS encoding DeoR/GlpR family DNA-binding transcription regulator: MLTAERRQFILEILRRDKKVLSTELSAVLKVSEDTIRRDLRELAETGLLQRVHGGALLKSPATASYADRQKQAPKEKEAIARTAAKLVCKGQVVILDGGTTTLQVTRHLPLDLHATVITNSPPIALALAEHPHIEVVMLGGQLYKKALVNVGTVTIETLRMIRADLCMLGVCSLHPEIGISVPNLDEAHVKRAMIAGSAEVVGLVTAEKLDTAAPYLVESIHALTYLVTAPTVSNSMLSAYKALGLTIIRDE, from the coding sequence ATGCTAACTGCTGAACGACGACAATTCATCTTAGAAATTCTGCGTCGTGATAAAAAGGTACTTTCGACAGAACTTAGTGCTGTTCTGAAGGTTTCTGAGGATACGATTCGGCGGGACTTGCGAGAACTAGCAGAAACTGGACTATTGCAACGCGTTCATGGGGGAGCGCTCCTTAAATCTCCAGCCACCGCCAGTTATGCCGATCGCCAAAAGCAAGCGCCCAAAGAAAAGGAAGCGATCGCTCGGACAGCAGCAAAATTAGTTTGTAAAGGACAGGTGGTGATTTTAGATGGAGGTACAACAACTCTCCAAGTGACACGACATTTGCCCTTAGATTTGCACGCGACAGTGATCACAAATAGTCCGCCAATTGCTCTTGCTTTAGCAGAACATCCCCATATAGAGGTTGTGATGTTAGGTGGACAACTTTACAAAAAAGCCTTGGTGAATGTGGGTACTGTCACGATTGAGACATTACGGATGATTCGTGCAGATTTGTGTATGCTGGGGGTTTGCAGTTTGCATCCAGAGATTGGGATTAGTGTGCCTAACCTAGACGAAGCCCACGTTAAACGAGCCATGATTGCTGGATCGGCCGAGGTAGTAGGATTAGTGACAGCAGAAAAATTGGACACGGCTGCTCCTTATCTAGTGGAGTCCATTCATGCCCTGACTTACCTTGTAACAGCACCTACAGTATCTAATAGTATGCTGAGTGCCTACAAAGCTTTAGGTTTAACCATTATCCGTGATGAGTAA
- a CDS encoding GNAT family N-acetyltransferase: MLIRPATIADVPAVLPMVAKICALHESWDSAKYGFLPNPEQRYEQWLTRLANSERSIFLVSENEGQLVGFLVATIEREIPIYRLQEFAFIHDIWIEPEHRQNGIARQMVMLSIERFHEMGVKQIRLDTAVINEASRRLFLSCGFRLSIIEMLIELSH; encoded by the coding sequence ATGCTGATTCGTCCCGCTACCATAGCTGATGTACCCGCAGTTTTACCAATGGTTGCCAAAATTTGTGCTTTGCATGAGTCTTGGGATTCTGCCAAATATGGTTTTCTACCGAATCCAGAACAGCGTTATGAACAATGGTTGACACGTTTAGCAAATAGCGAGCGCAGTATATTTCTAGTATCCGAAAATGAAGGGCAACTTGTTGGGTTTCTCGTGGCGACAATTGAGCGAGAAATACCAATTTATCGGTTACAAGAATTTGCTTTTATCCATGATATCTGGATTGAGCCAGAACATCGCCAAAACGGAATTGCGCGGCAGATGGTGATGCTCAGTATTGAACGCTTTCATGAGATGGGCGTTAAACAAATTCGTCTAGATACAGCAGTTATTAACGAAGCTTCACGGCGGCTATTTTTATCTTGTGGTTTTCGACTCAGCATTATTGAAATGCTGATTGAATTGAGTCATTAG
- the rplE gene encoding 50S ribosomal protein L5 — MAATRLKSLYQETIVPKLINQFQYTNVHQVPKLVKVTINRGLGEAAQNAKSLEASINEIALVTGQKPVVTRAKKAIAGFKIRQGMPVGIMVTLRAERMYAFFDRLVSLSLPRIRDFRGVSPKSFDGRGNYTLGVREQLIFPEVEYDSVDQVRGMDISIITTAKNDEEGRALLKELGMPFRDQ, encoded by the coding sequence ATGGCAGCAACAAGACTCAAAAGCTTATATCAAGAGACAATCGTCCCCAAACTGATCAATCAGTTTCAATATACCAACGTTCATCAAGTACCGAAGTTGGTAAAGGTTACTATTAACCGAGGTTTGGGTGAAGCTGCTCAAAACGCCAAGTCACTGGAAGCATCCATCAACGAAATTGCGCTTGTCACCGGTCAAAAACCAGTGGTAACGCGGGCGAAAAAGGCGATCGCAGGTTTTAAGATTCGTCAAGGGATGCCCGTCGGGATCATGGTTACTCTGAGAGCCGAGCGGATGTATGCCTTTTTTGACCGACTGGTTAGCCTATCACTGCCCAGAATTCGAGATTTTCGCGGCGTTAGCCCTAAAAGCTTTGACGGACGGGGTAACTATACTCTGGGTGTAAGAGAACAGCTAATTTTTCCAGAAGTCGAATACGACAGCGTTGATCAAGTGCGTGGGATGGATATTTCCATCATCACCACAGCAAAAAACGACGAAGAGGGCCGCGCCTTACTTAAAGAATTAGGAATGCCCTTTCGCGATCAGTAA
- the rplN gene encoding 50S ribosomal protein L14: protein MIQPQTYLNVADNSGARKLMCIRVLGGGNRRYGFIGDKIIAVVKDATPNMAVKKSDVVEAVIVRTRKAVSRDSGMSIRFDDNAAVIINKDGNPRGTRVFGPVARELRDKNFTKIVSLAPEVL, encoded by the coding sequence GTGATTCAACCCCAGACTTATTTAAATGTCGCTGATAATAGCGGTGCCCGTAAATTAATGTGCATCCGCGTCTTAGGTGGAGGCAACCGCCGTTATGGTTTTATCGGTGATAAAATTATCGCCGTTGTCAAAGATGCTACACCCAACATGGCTGTTAAAAAGTCTGATGTTGTGGAAGCAGTAATTGTCCGCACTCGGAAAGCCGTATCTCGTGACAGTGGCATGAGTATTCGCTTTGATGATAACGCTGCTGTGATTATCAACAAAGACGGTAATCCCAGAGGCACACGGGTTTTTGGCCCAGTTGCCCGGGAACTACGCGATAAAAACTTTACCAAAATTGTTTCTCTGGCTCCGGAGGTGCTTTAA
- the rplC gene encoding 50S ribosomal protein L3, protein MSVGILGTKLGMTQIFDEAGVAIPVTVIQAGPCTVTQVKTKQTDGYFAIQVGFGEVKPKALNRPLLGHLAKSSAPALRHLNEYHTDGSSDYALGQQIKADIFSAGQIVDVVGTSIGRGFAGNQKRNNFGRGPMSHGSKNHRAPGSIGAGTTPGRVYPGKRMAGRLGGKRITIRKLTIVRVDAERNLLLIKGAIPGKPGALVSVVPAKLVG, encoded by the coding sequence GTGTCTGTAGGTATTCTCGGCACCAAGCTGGGCATGACCCAAATATTTGACGAAGCAGGAGTAGCCATTCCTGTGACTGTCATTCAAGCAGGGCCATGCACCGTTACACAAGTTAAAACGAAACAAACCGACGGTTACTTTGCCATTCAAGTTGGTTTTGGCGAAGTTAAACCAAAGGCACTGAACAGACCACTATTGGGTCATTTAGCTAAATCATCTGCCCCTGCATTGCGTCACCTAAATGAATATCACACCGATGGTTCTAGTGATTATGCCTTAGGTCAACAAATTAAAGCAGATATTTTTAGTGCGGGTCAAATTGTCGATGTAGTCGGCACAAGCATCGGTCGCGGTTTTGCCGGAAACCAGAAGCGCAACAACTTTGGTCGTGGGCCTATGTCACACGGTTCCAAAAACCACAGAGCGCCAGGTTCAATTGGTGCTGGTACAACACCCGGTCGTGTCTATCCAGGTAAGCGGATGGCAGGACGTTTAGGTGGGAAACGCATCACAATCCGTAAGCTGACCATAGTGCGAGTTGATGCAGAACGCAATTTATTGCTAATTAAGGGAGCCATTCCTGGTAAACCAGGCGCTTTAGTAAGTGTTGTACCTGCAAAATTAGTGGGATAG
- a CDS encoding NAD(P)H-quinone oxidoreductase subunit N — translation MALITTGNGLIRDLEKFGALGVYIPLEGGYEGRYQRRLRAAGYTTLHITAKGLGDIAAYLTRIHGVRPPHLGKKSTGSGAAVGQVYYLPPILSSHLEQLPPKSKGLVLWIIEGHILSNEELEYLTNLPQLEPRVRVVIEMGGDRSFRWTSLEKTLLAS, via the coding sequence ATGGCACTAATTACCACTGGCAACGGTTTGATCCGCGATTTGGAAAAATTTGGCGCTCTTGGAGTGTATATACCTCTGGAAGGGGGTTATGAAGGTCGATATCAGCGCCGACTCCGCGCAGCTGGCTATACTACCCTCCACATTACTGCAAAGGGACTGGGCGATATAGCTGCGTATCTCACAAGAATTCATGGAGTCAGACCTCCTCATCTTGGTAAGAAAAGTACTGGTAGTGGTGCGGCAGTAGGTCAAGTGTACTATTTACCACCAATTCTCAGTTCTCATCTAGAACAGTTACCACCAAAATCAAAAGGGCTGGTCTTGTGGATTATTGAAGGGCATATTCTTTCCAATGAGGAACTTGAGTATTTAACGAATTTGCCTCAGTTAGAACCACGAGTGAGAGTAGTAATTGAGATGGGTGGCGATCGCTCTTTCCGTTGGACTTCTCTAGAAAAAACTCTGTTAGCTAGTTAG
- the rplD gene encoding 50S ribosomal protein L4: MVESVVKNWQGEQVGETTFELRVAKEETASHIVHRALVRQLTNARQGNASTKTRAEVRGGGRKPWRQKGTGRARAGSIRSPLWRGGGVIFGPKPRDFDLKLNRKERRLALRTAFVSRIEDLIVVEEFSTELSRPKTKDLVAALARWGVVPESKALLILSEIADTDNVYLSGRNIENLKLIAADQLNVFDLLHADKIVVTASALEKIQEVYSA; the protein is encoded by the coding sequence ATGGTTGAAAGCGTAGTTAAAAATTGGCAAGGAGAACAGGTCGGCGAGACGACCTTCGAATTGCGCGTTGCCAAGGAAGAAACAGCGTCTCACATTGTACACCGCGCCTTAGTACGGCAATTGACTAATGCTCGTCAAGGAAATGCCAGTACAAAAACTCGTGCTGAAGTTAGAGGTGGCGGTCGTAAACCTTGGCGGCAAAAAGGTACTGGTCGCGCTCGTGCAGGGTCTATTCGTTCACCACTGTGGCGTGGTGGTGGTGTGATCTTTGGGCCAAAACCCAGAGACTTCGACCTTAAGTTGAACCGCAAAGAGCGACGTTTAGCGCTGCGGACAGCATTTGTGAGCCGCATTGAAGACTTGATCGTAGTAGAAGAATTTAGCACCGAGCTATCTCGCCCAAAGACTAAAGACTTAGTGGCAGCACTTGCTCGTTGGGGAGTAGTGCCAGAAAGCAAGGCACTGTTAATTTTGTCTGAAATTGCGGATACAGATAACGTTTATTTGTCAGGCCGCAACATTGAAAATTTAAAACTAATTGCAGCCGACCAGTTAAATGTTTTTGATTTACTGCACGCTGACAAAATTGTAGTTACGGCATCAGCCCTAGAAAAAATTCAGGAGGTCTACAGTGCCTAG
- a CDS encoding ABC transporter permease: MTSQRALLSAKRFKTSQLQIFLADSLTIFWGDWLDLRVRIVQVAASGLISPLIYILAFGLGLGSSIKPGSGISGNYNNYLEFILPGMVALSSMTISFGGTTFSICGDRLFSKTFEELLLTPIHPLALHIGKMLAGVVRGLMTSGSVILVALLLTGNWNFLNPLFLLLVVLNCSVFAGLGVIVGLSVRSLESVGLYNNFIIIPMSFLGATFFDPGTLPAALKVVVYLLPLTYASIGLRAAAHLPLSQFPWYSIPILLAIAIALSLWGGYKFAHQQD; encoded by the coding sequence GTGACATCTCAAAGAGCGCTACTTTCGGCCAAGAGGTTCAAAACTTCGCAACTCCAAATTTTCCTAGCTGATAGTCTGACTATTTTTTGGGGAGATTGGTTAGATTTACGTGTAAGAATCGTACAAGTTGCTGCATCAGGCTTAATATCCCCACTGATATATATTTTAGCTTTTGGTTTAGGTTTGGGTAGTTCCATCAAACCAGGCTCAGGGATTAGTGGTAACTATAATAACTATTTGGAATTCATATTACCGGGGATGGTAGCGCTATCGTCAATGACAATTAGCTTTGGTGGAACGACATTTTCGATTTGTGGAGACAGGCTATTTAGCAAAACCTTCGAGGAATTGCTGTTAACTCCCATACATCCCTTAGCGTTGCATATCGGAAAAATGCTAGCAGGAGTAGTACGGGGGTTGATGACATCTGGTTCTGTGATTTTGGTAGCGCTGCTGTTGACTGGAAACTGGAATTTTCTCAACCCACTATTTTTACTATTGGTAGTGCTAAATTGTTCGGTATTTGCTGGATTAGGGGTGATTGTAGGGTTGAGTGTGCGATCGCTCGAATCAGTCGGACTCTACAACAATTTTATAATTATCCCCATGTCATTCTTGGGGGCAACCTTCTTTGACCCTGGTACATTACCGGCTGCCCTCAAAGTCGTAGTTTACCTGTTACCACTCACCTACGCCAGCATCGGACTGCGTGCAGCAGCCCATTTACCCTTATCCCAGTTTCCTTGGTATAGCATACCGATTTTGCTAGCGATCGCGATCGCGCTTTCTCTGTGGGGTGGTTATAAATTCGCTCACCAACAAGATTAA
- the rpsH gene encoding 30S ribosomal protein S8: MAANDTIADMLTRIRNANLARHQTTQVPATKMTRSIAKVLREEGFIAEIEEAEEGVKHNLVISLKYKGKNRQPLITALKRVSKPGLRVYSNRKELPRVLGGIGIAIISTSSGIMTDREARRQNLGGEVLCYVW, translated from the coding sequence ATGGCGGCTAACGACACAATTGCAGATATGCTGACGCGCATCCGCAATGCCAACCTGGCGCGGCATCAAACTACACAAGTGCCAGCGACAAAAATGACCCGCAGCATTGCCAAAGTGCTACGGGAGGAAGGCTTTATTGCTGAAATCGAAGAAGCAGAAGAAGGGGTAAAACACAACCTAGTGATTTCCCTAAAATATAAGGGTAAGAATCGTCAGCCTCTAATCACCGCCTTAAAGCGAGTGAGTAAGCCAGGCTTGCGTGTTTACTCCAATAGAAAAGAATTACCAAGAGTACTAGGCGGCATTGGCATTGCCATTATTTCGACATCCAGTGGAATTATGACTGACCGCGAAGCGCGTCGTCAAAACTTGGGTGGCGAAGTGCTTTGTTACGTTTGGTAG
- the rpsS gene encoding 30S ribosomal protein S19, producing the protein MGRSLKKGPFVADHLLKKIEKLNDNNRKEVIKTWSRASTILPLMVGHTIAVHNGRQHVPVFVNEQMVGHKLGEFAPTRTYRGHGKSDKKAGR; encoded by the coding sequence ATGGGTCGTTCTCTAAAAAAAGGTCCTTTCGTTGCGGATCATCTCTTAAAAAAAATTGAAAAGCTCAACGACAACAACAGAAAAGAAGTTATTAAAACTTGGTCAAGAGCTTCGACAATTTTGCCCCTAATGGTAGGTCATACCATAGCTGTTCACAACGGACGACAACACGTTCCAGTTTTTGTAAACGAACAAATGGTAGGACACAAGTTGGGTGAATTTGCCCCGACACGCACCTACAGGGGTCATGGAAAAAGCGACAAAAAAGCGGGTAGGTAG